The sequence TTAGTTCACAAAATGTCAAcaaaagaagcaaaagaagCAAAAGATGAAGACTCTAATTCGGCTACTTCAACTACAGCAGCTACACCTATACCTTTTGTTACTTCAAGTTTAGCTTTTCAACGTACTCAGTCTTGGTCTACAACTTCTTCAGGTGAAGAACATCGTCAATTTGAAGAGCTTATACCACCTGATAACTTTAATATGGTGTCAAATTGGGTTTATAGAAGTagttttccaaaaaaaaaaaattttgctttcTTGAAGAAACTTGGGCTAAAAAGTATTCTGTATGAATAgtaaatatctataatatattgtGTTTTACCACAATTGAATTATCGATTCGATTGAAtcgttattttttatatataattcgtaaaaaaaaaagaacgttgATCTTAGAAGAATACCCTGAACAAAATATGAAGTTCTTGGAAgctaatgatattaaattttttcaatttgaaatCGCTGGTAAcaaggtaaaaaaaatcacgtgtTTCAATgc is a genomic window of Rhizophagus irregularis chromosome 7, complete sequence containing:
- a CDS encoding Tyrosine-protein phosphatase dsp1; translation: MSTKEAKEAKDEDSNSATSTTAATPIPFVTSSLAFQRTQSWSTTSSGEEHRQFEELIPPDNFNMVSNWVYRSSFPKKKNFAFLKKLGLKSILTLILEEYPEQNMKFLEANDIKFFQFEIAGNKEPFCHIPEDKISAALAVILDRRNHPILIHCNKGKHRTGCLIGCLRKLQRWTYTSIFDEYRRFSHPKSRSMDQQFIELFDVSQVWKLVDRNYVPNWDVLGCPW